The region ATGGTCATTATAAAGCTGTTTCTCTATATTTCAAGGGAAGACCAAAAGAAACGTTTTAACAAGCTTGAAAGCTCCGGGGAGACAGAATGGCGGGTGACAAAGGAAGACTGGCGCAGGAATAAGGAGTATGGCCGATATCTGGCAGTCTGTGAGGAAATGCTTGAAAAGACTGACATGGACTATGCCCCATGGACCATCATTGAGGCTTCTGACAGGGATTTTGCTTCCGCAAAGATCATAACCCAGGTGGCGGACTGCTTAGAGGATGCTTTAAAGCATCGGCTGCTAAGGGGGGAGAGAAAGGAAAAGGAAGTGCCGGTCCGTTCCGGGAAATACCAAAACGGAGTTCTGTCCGGTGTGGATCTGACAAAGTCCATATCAAAGGAAGCTTATAAGAAAGAGATGGAGAGGCTTAAGGAAAAGCTGGAATCTCTCCATAGCCAGATATACCGGCTAAGGATTCCCGTAGTCTTAGGCTTTGAGGGATGGGATGCAGCCGGAAAGGGCGGAGCCATTAAACGCCTTACCAGCCATTTAGACCCAAGAGGATATAAGGTTTACCCCACATCGGCTCCCAATGATCTGGAGCGAGTCCATCATTACCTGTGGCGTTTCTGGAACCATGTTCCAAAGGCAGGTCATATCGCCATCTTTGACCGGACCTGGTATGGCCGGGTCCTGGTGGAGCGGATTGAGGGCTTTTGTACGGAAGCCCAGTGGAAGCAGGCTTATCAGGAAATCAATGAAATGGAAAACCATATGGCTAATGCCGGAGCCGTTGTGATTAAATTCTGGCTCCATATTGATAAGGCTGAACAGGAAAAACGCTTTAAGGAACGTCAGGTGGATCCAGCCAAGCAGTGGAAAATCACAGAAGAGGACTGGAGAAACCGGGAAAAATGGGAACAGTATGAATCTGCGGTCAATGAGATGCTGGTGCGAACCTCCACATCCTATGCTCCCTGGGTGGTCGTAGAAGGGAACTGCAAGTATTATGCCAGGATTAAGGTTTTAAAAACTGTTGTGGAAGCTCTGGAAGCAAAGATAAAAGAAAAAAAGATTGATCCTTGACCGCTTGTTTTTTTCCTCTTTTTCGTGTAAAGTAGAAAACGCCGGCAGGGCATACTGATAGGACCCTTACAGGGATCCCTTGATGCCCTGGGAAACGGGCAGAAAAGAGGAAACCCCTTACAGGGATCCCTTGATGCCCTGGGAAACGGGCAGAAAAGAGGAAACCCCTTACAGGGATCCCTTGATGCCCTGGGAAACGGGCAGAAAAGAGGAAACCCCTTACAGGGATCCCTTGATGCCCTGGAATACGGGCAGAAAAGAGGAAACGGGATGAATACGGTTTTGATCGTGGGCGGTGGCGCTGCAGGGATGCTGGCTGGGATAGCAGCAGCCATGAAGGGCAGTACCGTCCACATTTTTGAAAAGAATGAAAAACTTGGCAAAAAAGTCTATATCACCGGCAAGGGGCGCTGCAATGTTACCAATGCCTGTGATACTGAAGAGCTGTTCGGTCATGTAGTAACCAATGCAAAGTTCCTTTACAGCAGCTTTTACGGCTTTACCAATTTTGATATGATGCACCTTTTGGAAGAGTTGGGCTGCCCTTTAAAAATAGAGAGAGGGAACCGGGTATTTCCGGCTTCCGACAAATCTTCGGATGTAATAAAGGCTCTTACAAAAAGACTTCTGGAGCTTGGCGTCTCCATTCATTACCGAACCCAGGTGGAAAGACTTCTGGTGGAGGATGGGATTCTCCGGGGACTGGTTTTAAAAGATGGCGGGAAAAAGACAAAGGTGTATGGAGATTCTGTGATCGTAGCCTGCGGCGGCTTGTCCTATCAGGCCACCGGTTCCACTGGAGACGGCTATGAGATGGCAAAGGAAGCCGGCCATAGTGTCACCTCCTTATCTCCGGCCCTGGTTCCATTTTTAGTGGAAGAACCGGTGGTAAAGGAGCTGCAGGGCCTGTCTCTTCGCAATGTGGAGGCCGTGGTATTAAAAGGGAAAAAGGTGATTTATAAGGAGTTTGGGGAAATGCTGTTCACCCATTACGGAGTCAGCGGGCCGGTCCTTTTAAGCGCCAGCAGCTATGCGGTTAAAGAGTTAAAGAAAGGGCCTTTGACCCTTTCCATTGATTTAAAGCCGGCTCTTTCCGAGGAGCAGCTTGACTCCAGGATTCTGCGGGATTTTGAAGAGGCTGTCAACAAGCAGTTTAAAAATTCCCTGGATCATTTATATCCTTCCAAGCTGGTTCCTGTTATGGTGGATGCAAGCGGAATATCACCGGAGAAAAGGGTCAATGAGATCACCAGGGAGGAGCGTCAGAGGCTGGTCCGGGTGACCAAGGACTTTCGTTTGACCCTTACGGGACTTCGGGGGTATCATGAGGCCATTATTACCCAGGGAGGCATTTCCGTCAAAGAGGTGAATCCTTCCACCCTGGAATCAAAGCTTCTTCCCAGCTTGTATTTTGCTGGGGAAGTGCTGGATCTTGACGGGGTGACAGGAGGGTTTAATCTGCAGATCGCCTGGTCTACCGGTTGGGCGGCCGGAAGCGCTGCCGGAGAGGAGAATTCAAAGGATGAAAAAAGTTTATAATATAGCTGTGGATGGACCGGCAGGAGCGGGAAAAAGCACCATTGCCAGATCGGTTGCAGAAAAGCTTAACTTTGTTTATGTGGACACAGGAGCAATGTACCGGGCCATGGCCCTGCATTTTTTAAGAAACGGGATACCGGCAGCCGACGAAGCAGCCATTTCGAAGTCGGCGGAAGAGGTGGACGTGACCATATCCTACGAAAATGGGATGCAGCAGGTGATTCTAAACGGAGAAAACGTTTCAGGACTTATCAGGAGGCCGGAGGTCAGCTCCATGGCTTCTGCTGTTTCCATCTATATGCCGGTCCGAAGAAAGCTGGTGGAGCTTCAAAAGAATCTGGCCTCAAAGGAAAATGTCATCATGGATGGCCGGGACATTGGTACCTGTGTCCTTCCCCATGCGGATCTTAAAATATATTTAACAGCCAGCAGCCAGGTCCGGGCCAAAAGACGTTATGAGGAGCTTACGGCAAAAGGAGAGGAGTGCAGTCTCAAGAACATTGAGTCGGATATCATTGAACGGGATTACCGGGATATGAACCGGGAGCATTCTCCCTTAAAGCAGGCAGAGGATGCCGTTCTTGTAGATACCTCCGCCATGACCATTCCTCAAGTTGTGGACCGGATCCTTCAACTGTTTTATGAAAGGAATATGGAAGGAGGCAGCCCATGGAAGTAATTGTTGCCAAAACCGCCGGATTCTGTTTTGGAGTAAAGCGGGCGGTGGATCAGGTATATGAACAACTGAAACGGGATGATAAGCCAATCTGTACTTACGGACCCATCATCCACAACGAGGAAGTGGTCCGTGATCTGGAGGAAAAAGGAGTCAGGGTGATCCGTTCGGAGGAAGAGCTTGAGATGATCCGGGACGCAGTGGTGGTCATAAGATCCCATGGAGTGGGGAGGCGTATTTATGAGATCATGGAAAAAAATGGAATCGAAATTGTAGACGCTACCTGCCCTTATGTAAAGAAAATCCACAGGATCGCTGAGGAGCAGAATCGGGCGGGAAGAAGGCTCATTATCATCGGAAATGAATCCCACCCGGAGGTGGAAGGTATTAAAGGCTGGGGAAATGACAATACTTTAGTGGTGGAAACACCCGAGCAAGTGGAAAGATTACCTCTGTCGGAAGGGGAAAAGCTGTGTATTGTATCACAGACGACATTTAATTACAATAAATTTCAAGATTTAGTTGAAAAAATTTCGGAAACGAGGTATGATATACTTGTTTTAAATACGATTTGCAATGCAACACAGGAAAGACAGGTGGAAGCAAAGCGGATAGCTTCAGAAGTGGATGCCATGATTGTCATTGGCGGAAAAAGTAGTTCCAATACCCAGAAGCTGTACGATATATGCCGAAGGGAGTGTAAGAATACTTACTATATCCAGACACTAGGTGATTTAGATCCTGATTGTGGAAATTCTGTGCGCAGCGTAGGTATTACAGCCGGGGCTTCAACCCCGAATTATATTATCGAGGAGGTTCATACTAATGTCAGAGTTAAGTTTTGAACAAATGTTAGAAGAATCATTGAAAACTATACGTACAGGAGAGATCGTCACTGGTAAAGTCATCGACGTAAAGGAAGATGAAATCGTCTTGAATATAGGTTACAAGTCCGACGGCATCATTCCGCGTAGTGAATACACGGATAACCAGAATTTAGATCTTACAACCGCTGTACAGGTTGGAGAGGAAATGGAAGCCAAAGTCATAAAGGTAAACGATGGCGAAGGCCAGGTTGCCCTGTCTTACAAGAGACTGGCAGCAGACAGAGGCAATAAGAGATTGGAAGAAGCATTTGAAAACCACGAGGTACTTACTGCAAAAGTTGCGCAGGTACTTGACGGTGGTTTAAGTGTGGTTGTAGAGGGTGCAAGAGTTTTCATTCCTGCAAGTCTGGTTTCTGATACTTATGAGAAGGATTTATCCAAGTATGCAGACAAGGAAATTGAATTCATCATTACCGAGTTTAATCCAAAGAGAAGAAGAATCATCGGCGACAGAAAGCAGATCATGGTTGCTAAGAGAGCCGAGCTTCAGAAAGAATTATTTGATAGAATCCATACAGGTGATGTAGTAGAAGGTACCATCAAGAATGTAACTGATTTCGGTGCATTCATTGACCTTGGCGGTGCTGACGGCCTGCTTCATATATCTGAAATGAGCTGGGGCAGAGTAGAGAGCCCGAAGAAAGCATTCAAGGCCGGAGAGAAAATTAAGGTTCTGGTTAAGGATATCAACGGAGATAAAATTGCTCTTAGCTTAAAGTTCCCGGAAACCAATCCGTGGAAGGATGCATCTTCAAAATATGCAGTAGGAAACGTAGTAAGCGGAAAGGTTGCACGTATGACTGATTTCGGCGCATTCGTTGAGCTGGAGCCAGGGGTTGATGCACTGCTTCACGTATCCCAGATTTCTAAGGAGCATGTTGATAAGCCGGCAGATGTTCTGGCAATCGGCCAGGAGATCGAGGCAAGAGTCGTTGATTTCAACGAAGGCGACAAGAAGATCAGCTTAAGCATCAAGGCTCTTCAGTCACAGGAAGAGACATTTACAGAGGATGCACCGGTATATTCTGACGAAGTTTAAGCATAATAGATCATAGATCCAACAGTTAAGGAAGTGGAGAGATCCGCTTCCTTTTTATGTTGTAAAAATGCCAATGGAAGAGAGGGATAATATGAAACACAGGATCAATTTCTGTCTGGCAGCCATTGTGATGCTGTCTTTTCTCATATCCGGGTGCGGGAAGACAAAGGAGGCACAGCCGGAACAGACGGCGGCCCAGCCTGCCAATGTAACGGGAGAAGCAAAAAGCGCCCCGGAGGAAACATCAGACGAGGGAAGGCTGGAGGATGATTACTATGGTTATGTAAACCGGAATCTGCTGGACCATACGGAGATACCAAAGGATTCCAACAGCTGGAGCTATTTTTATCAGTTGAAAAAGGAGTCCTATGAAGTTCTCAATGAGGTGCTGAATGAGGCGGTAAAAAACCGTCAGGAGGCGGAGCCTGATTCCCTGGAACAGAAGATAGCGGACTTATATTTAACAGCTATGGACATGGAAGCCCGGAAAAAAGCCGGTTTTGGACAGCTTAAGCCTTATATGGATCAAATAAAAAATGCTTCCAGCATCAATGATTATTTAAAAGGCATAGGAACCACCTATAGGGATCTGGGAGTGAGCAGCATCATTACGGTACAATGGATGGAAGATTTAAGAGATTCCAGCCGGTATTCCCTGTATGTGGATGGAGCAGATCTGGGTCCGGGAAAGGAGACCCTGGAGGATAAGACCCAGGAAAAACTGATTGATCATTACAAAGGCTATATTGCCAGGACCCTGTTGTATACCGGCATGAGTAAGGAAGAGGCAGAAAAAGCTGCCGCTGATATCCTTGCCTTTCAGAAGGATCTGGCAGAAAGCGCCCTTTCCTTAAGCCAGCAGAATGATCCTGATGTGATCTATAATCCTTACTCCTCAGAAGAAATTAAGAGTATGCTTCCGGAAGGTGCCGTAGATTCCTATCTTGCGTCAGCGGGGCTGACAGGAACGGATACCTTTGTGGTAACCCAAAAGGAGCAGATGATAAAAATCGGCCGATATCTGACGGAGGAACATCTCCCTGTTTTAAAGAACTATTCCATCTTCAGCCTGGTAAATGATTTTGCTCCTTATCTTACCCCTGAGATCAGAGATAATTATCTGGACTGGAATAATGCACAGAGCGGCATTAAGGAAAGAAAAACCGATGAGAAGCTGGCCAGTGAAATGACTCAGGACATACTTGGTTTTGAATTTGGCAGGCTTTATGTAGAAAAGTGTTTTCTACAGGAGGATAAGGCCGCCATCCAGGAGATGGCCCGACGGATCCTTGAGGCCTATAAAAAGCAGATCATGGCCCTTAACTGGATGGGGGATGAAACAAAGGCGGAAGCTGTTAAGAAGCTGGACAACATGACCCTTAAGATCGGATATCCTGATAAATGGCCTGATGTTTATGGGAAGGCCTCTGTCACGCCGGCTGAAAAAGGAGGAAATTTAATCGACAATGTTCTTTCTCTGACGAAAGCTCTGAATGCCGTAAACAGAGAAAAAGTCCGTAAACCGGTGGATAAAGGTGAATGGGCCATGACGCCCCAGACGGTCAATGCTTATTATAATCCCACAGGAAACGAAATTGTATTTCCGGCCGCCATTTTACAGGCACCTTTTTATGATGCTGACGGAGACTATGCCTCCAATCTGGGTGGGATCGGTACGGTCATTGCCCACGAAATCAGCCATGCGTTTGATTCCTCAGGATCCCTTT is a window of [Clostridium] saccharolyticum WM1 DNA encoding:
- the pap gene encoding polyphosphate:AMP phosphotransferase, which translates into the protein MLEKLDLSKRIDKETYKSTRKEQSERLGLLQRNCKEAKIPVMIVFEGMGASGKGTQINRLIQALDPRGFDVYANDKSTEEEQMRPFLWRFWTKLPAQGRIALFDRSWYRQVTIERFEGKIPETALPEAFHDIQSFERQLTDDGMVIIKLFLYISREDQKKRFNKLESSGETEWRVTKEDWRRNKEYGRYLAVCEEMLEKTDMDYAPWTIIEASDRDFASAKIITQVADCLEDALKHRLLRGERKEKEVPVRSGKYQNGVLSGVDLTKSISKEAYKKEMERLKEKLESLHSQIYRLRIPVVLGFEGWDAAGKGGAIKRLTSHLDPRGYKVYPTSAPNDLERVHHYLWRFWNHVPKAGHIAIFDRTWYGRVLVERIEGFCTEAQWKQAYQEINEMENHMANAGAVVIKFWLHIDKAEQEKRFKERQVDPAKQWKITEEDWRNREKWEQYESAVNEMLVRTSTSYAPWVVVEGNCKYYARIKVLKTVVEALEAKIKEKKIDP
- a CDS encoding BaiN/RdsA family NAD(P)/FAD-dependent oxidoreductase, which translates into the protein MNTVLIVGGGAAGMLAGIAAAMKGSTVHIFEKNEKLGKKVYITGKGRCNVTNACDTEELFGHVVTNAKFLYSSFYGFTNFDMMHLLEELGCPLKIERGNRVFPASDKSSDVIKALTKRLLELGVSIHYRTQVERLLVEDGILRGLVLKDGGKKTKVYGDSVIVACGGLSYQATGSTGDGYEMAKEAGHSVTSLSPALVPFLVEEPVVKELQGLSLRNVEAVVLKGKKVIYKEFGEMLFTHYGVSGPVLLSASSYAVKELKKGPLTLSIDLKPALSEEQLDSRILRDFEEAVNKQFKNSLDHLYPSKLVPVMVDASGISPEKRVNEITREERQRLVRVTKDFRLTLTGLRGYHEAIITQGGISVKEVNPSTLESKLLPSLYFAGEVLDLDGVTGGFNLQIAWSTGWAAGSAAGEENSKDEKSL
- the cmk gene encoding (d)CMP kinase, yielding MKKVYNIAVDGPAGAGKSTIARSVAEKLNFVYVDTGAMYRAMALHFLRNGIPAADEAAISKSAEEVDVTISYENGMQQVILNGENVSGLIRRPEVSSMASAVSIYMPVRRKLVELQKNLASKENVIMDGRDIGTCVLPHADLKIYLTASSQVRAKRRYEELTAKGEECSLKNIESDIIERDYRDMNREHSPLKQAEDAVLVDTSAMTIPQVVDRILQLFYERNMEGGSPWK
- the ispH gene encoding 4-hydroxy-3-methylbut-2-enyl diphosphate reductase; the encoded protein is MEVIVAKTAGFCFGVKRAVDQVYEQLKRDDKPICTYGPIIHNEEVVRDLEEKGVRVIRSEEELEMIRDAVVVIRSHGVGRRIYEIMEKNGIEIVDATCPYVKKIHRIAEEQNRAGRRLIIIGNESHPEVEGIKGWGNDNTLVVETPEQVERLPLSEGEKLCIVSQTTFNYNKFQDLVEKISETRYDILVLNTICNATQERQVEAKRIASEVDAMIVIGGKSSSNTQKLYDICRRECKNTYYIQTLGDLDPDCGNSVRSVGITAGASTPNYIIEEVHTNVRVKF
- the rpsA gene encoding 30S ribosomal protein S1, giving the protein MSELSFEQMLEESLKTIRTGEIVTGKVIDVKEDEIVLNIGYKSDGIIPRSEYTDNQNLDLTTAVQVGEEMEAKVIKVNDGEGQVALSYKRLAADRGNKRLEEAFENHEVLTAKVAQVLDGGLSVVVEGARVFIPASLVSDTYEKDLSKYADKEIEFIITEFNPKRRRIIGDRKQIMVAKRAELQKELFDRIHTGDVVEGTIKNVTDFGAFIDLGGADGLLHISEMSWGRVESPKKAFKAGEKIKVLVKDINGDKIALSLKFPETNPWKDASSKYAVGNVVSGKVARMTDFGAFVELEPGVDALLHVSQISKEHVDKPADVLAIGQEIEARVVDFNEGDKKISLSIKALQSQEETFTEDAPVYSDEV
- a CDS encoding M13 family metallopeptidase, whose product is MKHRINFCLAAIVMLSFLISGCGKTKEAQPEQTAAQPANVTGEAKSAPEETSDEGRLEDDYYGYVNRNLLDHTEIPKDSNSWSYFYQLKKESYEVLNEVLNEAVKNRQEAEPDSLEQKIADLYLTAMDMEARKKAGFGQLKPYMDQIKNASSINDYLKGIGTTYRDLGVSSIITVQWMEDLRDSSRYSLYVDGADLGPGKETLEDKTQEKLIDHYKGYIARTLLYTGMSKEEAEKAAADILAFQKDLAESALSLSQQNDPDVIYNPYSSEEIKSMLPEGAVDSYLASAGLTGTDTFVVTQKEQMIKIGRYLTEEHLPVLKNYSIFSLVNDFAPYLTPEIRDNYLDWNNAQSGIKERKTDEKLASEMTQDILGFEFGRLYVEKCFLQEDKAAIQEMARRILEAYKKQIMALNWMGDETKAEAVKKLDNMTLKIGYPDKWPDVYGKASVTPAEKGGNLIDNVLSLTKALNAVNREKVRKPVDKGEWAMTPQTVNAYYNPTGNEIVFPAAILQAPFYDADGDYASNLGGIGTVIAHEISHAFDSSGSLYDEKGNYHIWWTSGDRAKFNELAGRVVAYYDGQEGYEGRHVNGTQTLNENIADLGSMASITSIVGDDVESLKKVFQQYATIWAAKYTPETMIKRLNTDVHSPSKVRVNAVLGATDAFYKAYPEIKEGDAMYVAPQKRVKIW